One Longimicrobium sp. genomic window, CGCGCCCCTCGCGGAAGACGCCCTCCATCTCGAAGGTCCCCGCCTCCCGCTCCAGCCGGAAGGCGACCGGCGCCGGCGCGGCCGACCTGGCCTGGGCGTCGGCGAGCCCGCGCAGCTCCGCGAGCTCCACGGAGTTCCCCCAGTTGGAGGTGCCCCACTGGAAGTTCAGGTGAGGAGCCTCGCCCGCGCGGAGGGTGAGGGTCCAGGTCCCCTGGATGGCCGTGTCCTGCACGGTCTCCGCGGCCGCCGCCGGAGCCGGGGCGCGAACGTCCGGCGAGGGGGCAGCCACGCCGAGGAGGACGGCGAGCGGGGCGAAGGTGTTCAGCAGGCGCATGGTCGCGGACGGGTTGCGGGGTGCCGGGGCTCCGACGCAGTGCTAGATATCTAGCACTATGCTGGATATCTAGCACCTTCCCCTCGGACCGTCAAGGATCGCGTGGAGAGGACGGCTCCCGGCTCCCCGTGACCTCCCTCGCTGAGTTCGTCCCGCTCTCCGCTCGTACGGAAAAACGCCTTCAGGATCACGCAGAGTCAGCAGGATCACGCAGAGTCAGCAGAGTCAGCAGAGTCAGCAGAGTCAGCAGAGTCAGCAGAGTAAGCAGAGAACAGCGGTCAACTCTGCTACCTCTGCCGACTCTGCGTGAGGCTTTGCTGTTTCGGGTTCAGGTGCTAAACGCCGGCCCCTCCTCCGAACGCGTCGGAAGAGGGGCCGGTTTTCATCCCGGAGGAGCGCCGCGCTCAGTCGAACGCGGAGGCCCCGCCGTCGCCGTCGGCGGCCGCGGCGACGCCGCGGATGCCGAGCACCTCCTTGACCTTGGCCTCGATCGCCGCCGCCAGGTCGGGGTTCTCCTGGAGGAACGCCTTCGCGTTCTCGCGCCCCTGCCCCAGCCGCACGTCGCCGTACGAGAACCACGCGCCCGACTTCTGGATCACGTCGTTCTCCACCGCCAGGTCCACGATGATCCCGTAGTGGTCGATCCCGACGTTGAACATGATGTCGAAGTCGGCCTGCTTGAACGGCGGCGCCACCTTGTTCTTGACGATCTTGGCGCGCGTCTTGTTGCCGACCAGCTGCTCCTTGTCCTTGATGCTGCCGATGCGCCGGATGTCGATGCGGAGCGACGCGTAGAACTTGAGCGCGCGCCCGCCGGTGGTCGTCTCCGGGTTGCCGAACATCACGCCGATCTTCTCGCGGATCTGGTTGGTGAAGATCACCGTGGTCTGCGAGCGGTTGATGGCGCCGGTGAGCTTGCGCAGCGCCTGGCTCATCAGCCGCGCCTGCAGCCCCACGTGGCTGTCGCCCATCTCGCCCTCGATCTCGGCGCGCGGCACCAGCGCGGCCACCGAGTCGATCACGATCACGTCCAGCGCGTTGGAGCGCACCAGCACCTCGGCGATCTCCAGCGCCTGCTCGCCCGTGTCGGGCTGCGACACCAGCAGGTTGTCGACGTCCACCCCCAGCTTGCGGGCGTACTCGATGTCGAGCGCGTGCTCGGCGTCGATGAACGCCGCGATCCCCCCCGCCTTCTGCGCGTTGGCGATCACGTGCAGGCAGAGCGTGGTCTTCCCCGACGACTCGGGCCCGTAGACCTCGGTGATCCGCCCGCGCGGGATCCCGCCGATGCCGATGGCCGCGTCCAGGTTGATGGCGCCCGTCGGGATCGCGCTGACCCGGATCATGGGGCCGTTGATCCCCATGCGCATGATCGAGCCCTTCCCGTACTGCTTCTCGATCTGGCCGATGGCCACGTTCAGGGCCTTCTTGCGGTCGTCGCCGACCTCGACCTTGGCAGTCATCATCTTCTTTCGCTGGGGTTGGCTGGTGGGACGAAGTGAGTACACCGGACGCGCGGGGCGGTTCCCGAAGATCACCCGAAAGTTTACATCCCCAAGTCCCGGCGCGCAAGCGTCCTGTGCGCGCGCCCGGAAACTTCTCTAGGGCCGGCCCGCGACCCCGTGGACGACCTCCTCGAGCGCCGCCACGGCGCGGTCGATCCCGGCGTCGTCCACGTCCATGTGGGTGACGGCGCGCAGCCGCCGCGGCCCGAACCGGGTCATGCGGACGCCGCGCTCCTCGAGCCCGCGCAGGAGGGCCTGCGGGTCGGGCCCGTCGCCGTCGAGGTCCAGCATCACGATGTTGCTCTGCGGCTTGGGCGCGGTGATGCCGGGGAGCGCGGCGGCGCGGCGGGCCAGCGCGTCGGCGCGGCGGTGGTCCTCCTCCAGCCGGTCCAGGTTGTGGCGCAGCGCGTAGAGCCCGGCCGCCGCCAGGATGCCGGCCTGCCGCATCCCGCCGCCCAGGCGCCGCCGCACGCGCCAGGCACGCTCCATCAGCTCCGCGCTCCCCGCCAGGATGGAACCCACCGGCGCGCCCAGCCCCTT contains:
- the recA gene encoding recombinase RecA — protein: MMTAKVEVGDDRKKALNVAIGQIEKQYGKGSIMRMGINGPMIRVSAIPTGAINLDAAIGIGGIPRGRITEVYGPESSGKTTLCLHVIANAQKAGGIAAFIDAEHALDIEYARKLGVDVDNLLVSQPDTGEQALEIAEVLVRSNALDVIVIDSVAALVPRAEIEGEMGDSHVGLQARLMSQALRKLTGAINRSQTTVIFTNQIREKIGVMFGNPETTTGGRALKFYASLRIDIRRIGSIKDKEQLVGNKTRAKIVKNKVAPPFKQADFDIMFNVGIDHYGIIVDLAVENDVIQKSGAWFSYGDVRLGQGRENAKAFLQENPDLAAAIEAKVKEVLGIRGVAAAADGDGGASAFD